Part of the Mytilus edulis chromosome 9, xbMytEdul2.2, whole genome shotgun sequence genome, aGTAAAGTCGTTGATATGTGTCAGTTCTGAGGAAAAGATCATGGTACAAAacagtcattttatttttaatagaatCCATAATTtgaagttcactgggatatatcagtttcaaatactgactgaaatatgggttatGCGCAAACTAATTAAATACCAGCGAATATATTCATAATACAGATTGTCATATTACGTTCAATTATAGATGTGTTTAAAAGTCAGTGGACAAAACTAGACCACAACTAATGATATAAGAACAATAAAACTTGTACATTGAAATCCTCGAAATGTAAGGTATAGGAAAAGCATTCAAATGTGATGAATAATGATTTGCGTATGtgactttttatatttaatggtattacaatttatatatttaaagataaaacGGCCGATACCTATTTGTGCCAAAACAAAAGCTTTTTGCGCCACAAATTCTTTGCGCTAATAATACATCTGTGCCAATCACTTTGAGGACTGCTGGTTTTATTCTCACCGATAAAACAATCATATTATTGCTCAAATCTAATCAATTCggttatttttaataattattcataTTTTCTCAACTATTTTTTAAGGTCGCTCAGATAACGCATGAGTTGATTTTCGTTCGCATGCTGTTCTCAAAATCTgtctttctaatttttgaatatttCCACAATGTTCAATATTTACGGTCATCTGTCAATATCATAGCTTAAAATTACTTCACCATACATCACTATCAAATCTCTCCATTATTCCTTAGTAAATGGCTGATGGAATTTATAATCTTCTACAGCGACGaggttttgaaatactaaggcttttctacctcagaaatatataaccttagctgtatttggcaagcCTTTAGACATTTTTgttcttcaatgctcttcaattttgtacttactttttttttgcctttttaatatgttttgattcgagcgtcactgatgagtctttagtagattaaacgcacgtctggcgtgaatataaattttaatcctggtatatttgatgagtttatttacaaccactgggtcgatacaaCTGCTGGTGGATTATTTATTCTCCGAAAATAtcgccagcccagtagtcagcatttcagtgttgacatgaattagcATTGACATGGTCAAAATTATAAACTaattgttaacaaaactttgaaatttttaaatccGTAGGTTTTTTAtacctcaaaaaaaaaatttgacaatGCTCTAGATCttaaacttcttactttatttttcctttctaacatttttttaatcaagCGTCACTGacgaatcttttgtagacgaaatgcgctcctggcgtaaatacaaaatgtcaatccGAAAAAGTATGATGAGTTTGTTTGTTATCCTCTATTAGACTCTTTTTTTCTTGGAAAATGCTCATACATCTTTACATGTGAAGTAAAACTAGTCTATTACTGAACAATTTATTTATTGCAGAGTTTCTTAATTTTGATGAGTGTTCTGTTTATAAAAGTCGATTGGTTAATAATGTTACATGTTGcatgaatacaccttatcgctatttgtccgccgtTACTGGACATCTCAAAGGTTTCCGTATAATTTTGACGTCATATTACAAaacatctgacgccacaatggaaaagttattgttgtatgacgtcaatattCAAGCGGGGAAGATTCTTTGATCAACCAGGACAGATTTCTAAAAATCGATAAGGTATATGATATAGGGGGAAAAAAGGTTAAATGTGGAGCAAGTTGGTTTCATTTATATCGCGAAATTAATATAATCagaaaaataaagtatgtcacATTTGATATCTTTTCAAGATTGTAAATTGATTCTGGCCGGGAATAAATTATCATGACAACCTTTGTTTTCATTTCTCATTGTCAAGATTCTTACAAATGATGCAGCATCGAcaaataattaaattattaattttcactTATATTGAAGATTTATTTTAAGTAAAAGATCTCTTATCCTGTCACTCAGCTGTGCTCGCTCTATTGTAGTTCACTACGGGATTCTTTTTAGATgaattcgtgttgcttagtatttagtgttctatgctgtgtcttgtgtactattatttgtctatttgtctttttgtgttAGTCATAGCGTTGtgaatttattttcaatctatgagtttgaatgttcttcTGGTATCTTCCACCCCTTTTTTAATGGATTTTGACATCGGCAAAATACTGTTCCTTATTATTCATGACATTCTTCACTGGTAATGTAGATAATTTCCGCTATATTGCGCATTGCTGGGAtatgaaatattagaaaaaaagtggtttgtcattttcaaaaaccattattttttaaatatattacagATGTTATTCCCAATAGGGACTGCAGTGACTTACCATCAGGGAGTAAGAGCGGTGTGTATACAATTCACCCTGCAGCAGGCAATAATATATCAGTGTTCTGTGACATGGAGACGGATAATGGAGGATGGACAGTGAGTCATTGATAGACTGTTTAAGAAATCCGTTTTTGAATTGTATCTATGTTTCGAAATTGAAAGACCTAGGTTGATATCAGTCTATCAGAAGCAATCATTGTGCATTGGTGGTATTCTGACCACAAATATGAAAGTTCTTTGTTCCATTCACGATCGTTTTTTCTAGTTTTAGCGATTCCTCCAGTTTGCGTTTGTTACCCCTATTTTTAAATAATCGTTTTAAGATATTTGAACAGGGTTAAACTTGTGTCGCTTTAATTATTTAATCCTCGAACGTTTCAGTTTTCAGACTCATTCAAATGTGTTATGTCCTTCTCCTTTGTTTCTCGCGTTGTACTTGGCCATACAAGCAAACGCTTTTCAGTTCACAAAAGGAATAGTGTGTACGAGTTCATTATGTCACCACACGTTCACAAATCTTTCAATACAGGCAATCTTATCGATCTAATCAATTAACATTCTAGATATTCATGTATATGTAAACAATTATGTTGCATTTCCAAATGAAATGAAACATGTATGTGGTATGCATAACAACGTTACAAGGCATGCGTATAAACTCAcaattttaaatctaaaaaacgAAAAAGGTATGCTTTATATATGTAATTTGATAGGATTGCAAAGCCGGTTATTGTTTGCTCAGTTAAATAATGTAATTTCTCAGTCTGCTccttatataaatgatttacctttTTCACCGCATTTGTTGTAAAATAAGATGTCTGAAAAAAACGTTTTATtccataataaattaaaattgaactCACCCATGAAATTATTTATGATAACATTTATTGTCGTGTTTTACAGGTAATTCAAAGGAGATTTAATGGAACTacagactttttcagatattgggatTACTACAAAAATGGGTTTGGAGAAATTTCCGGAGAACATTGGCTCGGTAGTATTTTTTAACCTGTTTTCAAATgacgaagtttttttttttgattatACTGACGCCTTTTTAATTGCACCGTTGTCAGAATCATACAAATTATTATGGGAGTTGTGAGTCGACCTTCTATAGAACGTCTATGTAGGTGATTGTTGATTTAATGCCTTTGATTTATCACAGATATATGTGTCTAGCTTAAAGTATTATTAAAGTagctgggtcgatgccactgctggtggacgtttcgtccccgagggtatcaccagcccagtagtcaacacttcggtgttgacatgaatatcaataatgtggtcattttgataaaggagtaggtccggtaaggaccgattttggcctcaaatttcaggttcatcttacgaaagattttgactactttttaaacacttaagtgtctatttcatttgaatcaattaatgtatgtgaaagattttaactgattaagtcattaaaaacaacccgattcaagctcaaatatgaaaaatctacaaaactaaaactaaggattttcttatcccaggcatagattaccttagccgtatttggcacaactttttggaattttggatcctcaatgctcttcaactttgcacttgtttggctttataaatattttgatatgagcgtcactgatgagtcttatgtagacgaaacgcgcgtctggcgtactaaattacaatcctggtacttttgataactaatggCACGAGAAATAGTTATTTGTTCccttacacaaaaaaaaaagataatcatTTTCAATATGTATGTTTGCCGGTTTTATAGATTGTCTTTATGAAAGATTTACAGAACGCAATCTATGAAATAATACTTAACACGGAAATAATATTGCAACTTACTACATGCATGAAACATTGATGTTTTGAAagcgatattatttttttttttaaacaaaaaaacaatcagAACAATACTACATAAGAAGAGTGATTTGACTCAACAACGAAACTAAATGTTttaatagaaaaatcaaaattattttgacaTCTTTCAATGCGTTCTTCCTAAAATAAATCGGTACATAAAGGGAGCCAACCAAAAACATGTGAGTGATAGACAGACAACACAATTAtttaaagcaaaagaaaaaagaCGAACAGCACTACACAAATCAAACAGTGTGTTAAAAATAACTGAGCAACACTAATCCAATCAAAAACCGTTGAGATATTCAGGTGCTCCGTTCCTGTTACACCAttcaaattttaatcaaataaatgatGTTACCTTATATTCAAAGATGTAAGTAGCAACAACGTACCAGTATTATGTGTTatgttttgatctgagtgtcactgattagtcttattaagacgaaacacgcgtctggcgtataaaaaaatataagactggtacctatgataactacTATCACAAAAATGTAACGCACCGACTTTAATATAATGGATTCATATTTGGGAAACAAAATAATTACTATATTCTCATTTTTCTTCAGGTAATGATAATATTTACCTTATTCTCAAGCATAAAGCCTACAAAGTAAGGTTCGACTTTGAAGCTTTCACAGGAGAAACAGCATATGCAATCTATGACACATTTAATGTTTTGGACGAGACGACAAATTATACACTGCACATCTCTGACTATTCTGGAACTGCAGGTACGTATGACTTTAACTCTGTCAGGTCAAATCTGCCGGTCCCAAGCCCGTATAAAAGAGGAGGGaagtaataaaaaacaaatattgcaaaagcgcaaatgtcaTATGAAAACGAGCAAACGTCCCGCGTCGGTTTTAATAATAAATGGAGAAATTAATTACTCCATTGTATTGTTATTACCTTTCGTTATCGGAAATAATTTGTTGATTAATTCAACttattttttgtagttttatttttaGCATTTTGGGATACTTATATCATCCTCTTGGTCTCTTTATCCCATATCAACACTAGAATCCAGTTTGCCGATTTTAGATCATCTAATGCAGTATAATTTACACCGTTAATGTTAATATAAACACAAATGTAAAGATGAAGCCTTTATAACCGACTATACAGTGTTGCTTTTACTGATTGCTAACACAACTTGGTTTCTagcatgttttattttgaaatgaacaaTTGTTAATCATATTGATTTCCTGCGTTCTGAACAGGTGATTCAATGAAAGATGTTGATGGAACCAGAACCAATGGTTTAATGTTCTCTACACGTGACAGAGACAATGACATGGCTAGCAATCAACGTTGTGGCATTTACAAAAGAAGTGGATGGTGGCACGCACATTGTACCTGGGCAAATATCAACGGCATTTACAATACTGATGCGGACCGAAGTGTTCATTGGAAGTCTTGGTTAGGAATGAAAGGActcagaaaaacaaaaatgatgataAAACAGAAGACATTAAGTGGGAAAATGCATTAAAAGCttcacatttaaatttttttggtgAACAAATTCTATGAATTACTCTTTTGCGAGAATTTTAATGCTTTAACTAGATTGATTGGAATTAATAAACCAAAATCAAGATAAAAGCTGTCAATTATTTCTTACCGTCTacattaattatatttatatgcaCATGTCTTAATCTTGGCCCTTACCATATTTAACCCCCAGAACCGGTTTATTTTTGCATTGTATTCCTTGGTTTATACACACTATATAGCTTGTTTATGTTTATTGAAGTAACACCATTAGGCAAATGAAATTATTGGTGATATAAAACTTACGATTGTTTTAATGTGCTTTCGTAAACATGTGTATTTTATCTGATTGTTCCAATTTAATGCAAAATATATGGTACCACCTGTGAGTTTACCACGGATTTGTAATGTATTACAAAAATGCCAAGTCATATTCAAAAAAAGGGAGTCCATAAATACTTACAAAGTtaaacgctatcaatcaacggCACCAGTGAAAAATCACTGCCATATACCTGacctggtacagacatttcctgaAGAAAATGTTgagtttaacctggttttatagctagcataCGCTCCCACTCACAAAGTTGCTTATAAATTCGTTATATTGACATTATTGGGTAAACTGTGGTACAAGAATACCTTTAATATATTAAGGCAGAGAAAGCCTGGTTGAAGTTATAGTTGTTTGTGGGAGACAGAGCAAGTGATATATGC contains:
- the LOC139490000 gene encoding fibroleukin-like is translated as MTIKQLYQECLADRKSNAQCNEQMRAISQQLQQSKDRIDHKANVIPNRDCSDLPSGSKSGVYTIHPAAGNNISVFCDMETDNGGWTVIQRRFNGTTDFFRYWDYYKNGFGEISGEHWLGNDNIYLILKHKAYKVRFDFEAFTGETAYAIYDTFNVLDETTNYTLHISDYSGTAGDSMKDVDGTRTNGLMFSTRDRDNDMASNQRCGIYKRSGWWHAHCTWANINGIYNTDADRSVHWKSWLGMKGLRKTKMMIKQKTLSGKMH